The Solidesulfovibrio fructosivorans JJ] genome has a segment encoding these proteins:
- a CDS encoding bifunctional riboflavin kinase/FAD synthetase, whose protein sequence is MIVVTRIADIHDALNGVCLTIGNFDGVHMGHAKLLQRVCDRAAAASLVSVALTFDPHPRQVLLGSAAPPAITSTEQKLECIEAQGIQVAVVLPFTREVAAREPEDFVREALVEGLSLRHLVIGYDYAFGKGRRGNFDLLTALGQNLGFTVERLDPVIINGAVVSSTRIRDMVQAGKVWDARPLLGRFHQVRGLVAHGQKRGRKLGFPTANLSFKDELVPLTGVYAVWVEFGGVIRPGVANIGKNPTFGEFEMSVEAHVLDFKGKIYGEPIRVHFVQRIRSEKKFSGPDELAARIREDIGLARMILAAPDARP, encoded by the coding sequence ATGATTGTCGTTACCCGCATCGCGGACATCCACGACGCCTTAAACGGCGTATGCCTGACCATCGGTAATTTCGACGGCGTGCATATGGGCCACGCCAAGCTGCTCCAGCGTGTGTGCGACCGGGCCGCCGCCGCCTCCCTGGTCAGCGTCGCTTTGACCTTCGATCCCCACCCCCGGCAGGTGCTGCTCGGCAGCGCCGCCCCGCCGGCCATCACCTCGACCGAGCAAAAACTCGAATGCATCGAGGCCCAGGGAATACAGGTGGCCGTGGTCCTGCCGTTTACCCGCGAAGTGGCCGCCCGCGAGCCCGAGGACTTCGTGCGCGAGGCCCTGGTCGAAGGACTCAGCCTGCGCCACCTCGTCATCGGCTACGATTACGCCTTCGGCAAAGGCCGGCGCGGCAACTTCGATCTGCTCACCGCCCTCGGCCAAAACCTGGGCTTTACCGTCGAACGCCTCGACCCGGTCATCATAAACGGCGCGGTGGTCTCCTCCACCCGCATCCGCGACATGGTCCAGGCCGGCAAGGTCTGGGACGCGCGCCCCCTGCTCGGCCGCTTCCACCAGGTGCGCGGCCTGGTCGCCCACGGCCAGAAACGCGGCCGCAAGCTCGGCTTTCCCACCGCCAACCTGTCCTTCAAGGACGAACTCGTACCCCTGACCGGCGTCTACGCGGTCTGGGTCGAGTTCGGCGGCGTCATCCGGCCGGGCGTGGCCAACATCGGCAAGAACCCCACCTTCGGGGAATTCGAGATGTCCGTCGAAGCCCACGTCCTCGATTTCAAAGGCAAGATTTACGGAGAGCCCATCAGGGTCCATTTCGTGCAGCGCATCCGCTCCGAGAAAAAATTCTCCGGTCCCGACGAACTGGCCGCCCGCATACGGGAAGACATCGGCCTGGCCCGGATGATCCTGGCCGCGCCCGATGCAAGGCCCTGA
- a CDS encoding GNAT family N-acetyltransferase — protein sequence MRIDVYNDIMKDSDGTDIWRHIENSTENFTPFQRLAWARSWLTSYNDVSNTFILVARDANNALVLPLMAHDGALRTLCYNAADITGSIFTGDTSSISACIAEYLVSETKYNTKLLWNILPSDPLVKALKRTNHLEFVEGVLGHSLDIASIGKDPTGWLHSSETRKQANRDLRRLVRDGATLRHRVSPKDVNLDTLMDIHDRE from the coding sequence ATGAGAATCGATGTGTACAATGATATCATGAAGGATAGCGACGGCACGGATATTTGGCGCCATATTGAAAATTCAACTGAGAACTTTACACCGTTTCAACGGTTGGCTTGGGCGAGGTCCTGGCTGACCAGTTACAATGACGTCTCAAACACTTTTATTTTAGTCGCTCGAGATGCCAACAATGCGTTAGTGCTGCCGTTAATGGCACACGATGGCGCATTACGAACATTGTGTTATAATGCGGCGGATATTACCGGAAGCATATTCACTGGCGACACGTCCTCAATCTCTGCCTGTATCGCAGAATACTTAGTGAGCGAAACCAAGTACAATACAAAGTTGTTGTGGAATATCCTTCCGAGCGATCCATTGGTTAAAGCATTAAAGAGAACAAATCACCTTGAATTCGTTGAAGGTGTACTTGGTCATTCGCTTGATATTGCCAGCATCGGAAAAGATCCAACGGGCTGGTTGCATTCTTCCGAAACTCGCAAGCAAGCGAACCGGGATCTCCGTCGTCTTGTTCGCGATGGCGCCACGTTGCGGCACCGAGTTTCTCCAAAAGATGTGAATCTTGATACATTGATGGATATCCATGATCGTGAATGA